The genome window CACACTCTGCGTAAAAGGAACTCAAAGGTTGCAAGCCATTTAACTTTGCTACTATATCGAGAATTTCCCACGTTCTTGTAAAGCTTTGTCCATAAACATAACCTTCATGTTTTGAATCGAGTTCTAAGGGTAGTTCAGCTAATCCACTCTTCTCCAATTCAATTTCTGCGTAACTTGGCATAGATAATAAAAGAGCTTAATTTAAGACAGCCATGCTAAAAAAGACTAAAGAAACCGGGTTTTTTTACCGTTTCGACGGCTTTTAACGAAGTATTTTCGTAAAAAAACCCGGTTTCTGAGAACCCGTGGGTCATCGATCGGCTTTACGTCATCCTACCGACTGGCGATCTGCAATAAACCTGGTTGATTACCGATCGACTTTTAAAAGAATCAGATTTAACGATCGCCCGCTAGGCAATTTCAATCGTTTGAGGGATTTCTTCACAACCTTAACAGGGCTGGCATTGCCCACCCGTACAAATTAATACTTCCTCTCCTGCGGCTCAAACATCGTAATCGCCACCGGCATATAAGCCAAATCAATCCCCGCAGGCGAATAATACGCCATTGTATGCTTCAAGAAATTCCCGTCATCCCGCTCGGTAAAATCTTCCCGCGAATGAGCTCCCCGACTTTCCTGCCGGTTCAAAGCAGAAGTTAAAATCATTTTCCCGACAATTATCAAACTCCGCAACTCCAAAGCTTCTACAATTTCCGTATTCCACAATTTGCCTTTATCGTCTAAGTAAACCTCCTCATATTGTCGCTCTAAATCCTCCAATTTATTTAAACCTTCCTGCATCAATTCGGCGCTACGAAATACGCCACAATACTCAGTCATAGTATCTTGATACTGCTGCCGGATTTGATTGATGCGGTATTTTCCGGGACGGTCTACAAGTGCTTGAATTTGCTCTTTTGCTTCCGTAATATAACGCTGTTCGTCTACGACAGGCAACTTGCGATTTTGCACGAATTGTGCTATGGTTGCGCCAGTAACTTTGCCGTAAACTACGCATTCCAACAGCGAATTGCTGCCCAAACGGTTGGCGCCGTGAACAGACACGCAAGCTGCTTCGCCCGCTGCAAAGAAACCGTCTACCAAACTGTCAGGACTGCTGCGAACTTGCCCGCTAATATTAGTAGGAATTCCCCCCATTGAATAGTGAACGGTAGGGCGGACGGGCATCGGCTGATTTACCGCATCAATTCCTAACAAACGGTGGGCTTCTTCCCAAGCAAAAGGAATTTTGCTCATGATTTTTTCGCGTCCCATGTGCCGCAAATCGAGGTAGATAAAGGGGCCGCCGGCACTACCACCAACATTAATTCCTCGGCCAGCGCGAATTTCTATGGAAATTGACCGCGAGGTGATATCTCTGGGGGCTAATTCCATCCGCGACGGGGCATAATTGGCCATAAATCGATCGCCCTCTGAATTAATCAAATAAGCGCCTTCCCCCCGCACAGCCTCCGAAATCAACACTCCCACGGGATACAAACCCGTCGGGTGAAACTGCACGAATTCCATATCTTCCAGCGGCAATCCAGCTAAAGCGGTCATCGCCAAACCGTCTCCCGTCGAGGCGTAATCGTTCGACGTGGTATTGTAAACGCGGCCGTAACCCCCCGTAGCAAACATCACCGCCTTAGCACGGACAACCTCAATTTGACCGTCTAGCAGGCGGTACATAACTACCCCCTTGGCTTGGCCTTCTTCCAAAATCAGGCGGGTAACGTACCACTCCTGATAGATGTGAACTCCGCAGCGGCGCAGATTGTTGACCAATTCGTGGAGGATGGCGTGACCGGTTTTGTCGGCGGCGTAGCAGGTGCGGCGGTGGGAATGTCCGCCAAAAGCGCGCTGGGCAATTCTGCCGTCTGGGAGGCGGGAAAAGAGGACTCCCATGTGTTCTAAATCTATGACTACACCGGGGGCTTCCCGGGTGAGGATTTCTACCGCGTCTTGGTCGGCCAAATAGTCGGAACCCTTTACTGTGTCGAAGGCGTGGGCTTTCCAACTGTCTTCGGGATCGACATTTTGCAGGCTGGAGGCCATGCCGCCTTGGGCTGCGACGGAGTGCGATCGAATCGGGTGAGTTTTAGCGACGACAGCTACCTTTAAACTGGGGTCAGTCCGGGCAATTTCTACAGCCGCGCGGCAACCTGCTAAACCGCCGCCTACAATGATTACGTCGTGTTCTAGCATTTCTTTTAATTATTTTGAGTGTTCTGCTCAGCTTATCGTGACGCAAAAAAAAACTTCCTACCAAAAGAGCAGGAAGTTTTTTAACTTTTGATTTGAATGGAAAATCAAAAGTTAAAATCTCAAATTGGACTAGCCGGCGCTTTCGGCAGGGTTCTGAAGCGACTGATTTCCCGTTGCAGAAGGTTGAGGTTCCGTACCGGGTTCTACAGCAAGCACTTCAATGTTATTTAGCAGAGTTGTAACGAAAGCAAACAGCAAGAAGGGCAGAGACAGCACTAAAATCAAGCCGACGGTAGCCAAGGCGTAGATTTGGCGGGCGCTACTCCACAAGGCGAGTGCCGACGCTAGACTTAGGAAGATGACTATCAGCCAAACAATGATTTGACCGTAAATGTCGCCAAAGGTGAGGGTACATTTAAGGCGATAGTTTTGGATGTTATTCATTTGATGCCTCGCGAGATTGCTATTACGACTTGTCCAAAAATACTTTGACAGTGCGTCAATGCCGACTGTAAATTTCTAAGTTTAGCTGCCGCAACTTGGTTTTGGGGCTGTTGTAAACATTCTTTAATAAGTTGCCACAAGAGTTGGTATATTTTTGCTTCTGACTGGGAAATTCTGCCGAAACAGTTCGCGATCGCACTCGCCCGGCCTAGAAACCGGGTTTTTTACTGTTGTGGCGGGCCCACGAGAAGGAAACGCACGCAACAAGCAAGGTGATGGCCGCCCGTGCGTCCAGGATTACCAAACCAAGGCATAAGGGGAAAGTCTACTTTGTCAACTACCCAGCATCAAGCGGGATACCGCTATGATGTGGGCTTGTATCTGAACTCCACCGCAATTCCGAAAACCTTTGCAGGATTTGGGCTTTGGTTTCACCGCTCGATACATCAGGGGATGCTGACAAGCTCCCCGTGCTCATCCAGTCTTGCCGAACTAGCAACGCTCTCATTGCAATATTTCGCGCACCAACAAGATCTGCATGAAGCTCATGACTACAACATTCGCAACGGAATAATAGCCCTTTGTTTTGTCTATTAGCATCCGAAGTATGTCCACATTTAGGACAACTTTTCGATGTGTAATGAGCCGGAACTTTAGTTGCTAACGAATTATTTAGATTGGCTTTGTAGTCGATATACCCGTGCAATTCGGCATAAGACCATTTAGCTTTATTTCGATTAGCTCTACGTCTCTTTTTGCTTGCCTTCTTGCCCGATTTCGTCCTAGTCCTGTCCCGTATTCCGGTGAGGTTTTCTAGTCCAATTAGGGTGTTAGGTTTGGCAATATCCTTACCGATCTGGTGGTTTACATCAGCGATAAACCGTCTTTCTTTCCCAGACAAAGCGATTAGTCTTCGCTTCGCTGAACGAGTGTCTTTACGCTGAAGAGTCATCCGTGCTTTATGGTAGCGGTTAGCTTTATGTCTAGCATTCTTCCCTGAGTAGAATTTAGCCTTATTTTGCAAGTCTATTTCCACCGCTAAGTAGCGCATACCCACGTCAACACCAGAGACTCTAGTTATTTTCAGTGGGTCAATCTTAGGCGTTTCTACTTCGATACTTACCATCAGATAGTAGATATTGGAGGAACGCTGATAGACAATTTTAGCGGCTCCAATCCTTGCACCATTAGCAATTAAATCTAAATGCTTATTGTAACCATCATACGAGACAACTATTCGACCTTGGAGAGTGATGATAATCACTTGCCTCTCGGCTTTAAAAGAGTAGTCACGTTGATAATTTAGGGTACAAGTTCGAGATATATATTTGGGGGCTTTGTCTAGCCCTTTATACCGTCTCTTAGTGTAGCCTTTAGCAATAGCATCGTTAGATTGTTTTACCTTAGTCCACAGAGTCTTATAGGTTCCAGACACTTGTCTGGGTACATTGCAAGCCATTTGCGCTCCCAGCCCAAATCGAACCCGCAATTCGTTGTAGACCGCTTTATGTAACTTAGCACCATTGCTGGTTTTGCCTGCATCAAAAGCAACTTGTGAAGTGTAATTCAAGGCATCTCGGTAGGCTAAAGCAGTCTGAGACACCAAAGCTTTTTGCTCGGCAGTCAGTTTTAGTTTTAGCTTGGCGGTGATTACTTGGGACATTATTTTCACGAACTTTGGTATTATTGTATCTCGTGAAGATAGTAAAAACAAGGGGCAGGATCGGGAATCTGTTCGTTCTTCGACCACCCCTTCCCTTCCAACATCTAAAGATTGTCGGTTTTGGTCAGGGGTGGCTCTCTTCACTCACGCGCATTCCTCCCGACGCTCACTTCGATCGGTAGAGCGCGGGACTCCTCCTGTCTAGTTGAGGGAGCCCCGACTTGGTAAAGTAATGTTAAGCTTCCTGAGAATGGAATCAACCTTTATAGCGTCGCACCTGTCTTTTCGCCCATGTCTTCAGAGAGCAAATTGCTGATTTCGCGCTGTTTCCTGGCTGGTTTGGGAACGCAGATGTTTATGTACCGCGAAGATCGGATTCCCCAGGAGAGTCCGGTGCTGGTGGTGAGCAATCACCGCAGTTTCTTAGATCCTGTGCTGCTGACGGCGGCTTTGGGTCGATCGATCCGCTTTGCTTGTCATCATTACATGGGTCAAGTTCCGCTGATGAGGGAAGTAGTCACGACTTTCGGCGCTTTCCCCTTGGAAGCACCGGATCACCGACAGCAGCATTTTTTCTCTCAAGCGACAGCGCTGCTGCAAAGCGGGGAGATGGTGGGGGTGTTTCCAGAGGGTGCAGAACCGATGGTGAAGCTGACTGGGCCGAATACTGTGGGGAAGTTTCAGCGGGGATTTGCTCATTTGGCTTTGCGGGCTCCGGTGCGGGATTTGGCGGTGTTGCCGGTGGCGATTAGTTCTTTTGAGGAACAGTCAATACGATCGGCTGTACCGCTCAAGTTGTTGAGTTTGTTCGATCCTTCGGAACCGCTGTTCGATCGCTCTGGGTGGCATCCTGTGATAATTTATCAGCGAGTTAATGTTTTAATCGGCCGGCCTTACTGGATTACTGTCGAGAGACAGCAGCAATATCGAGGCAAAAAAGCCAAAGCAGTTGTGGCTGAACTCACATACCACTGTCAGGGAGAAATTGCAGAATTACTCCAACGAGGTTGTTTGTAAGTTTGTAAGTTGGTTGACGGTTGACGGTTGACTGTTGGCTGTTGGCTGTTGACCAAGAATTTCAAAGGTGCTACAAGCCCCCGGATTTATCCGTGGAATCCATCGAAAATCGAAAATCCTCAAGAAAGAGCATTTATCTCGCGCAAGTCAATCTAAAATCTCAAATCTAAAATCGCGCAATCGATTGACTGTGGGCTGGTGTCAGATTTCCCATCTAAAATCTCAAATCTAAAATCTAAAATCGATTGACTTGAATCATGGCAAATGCTAATAACAAGGTTCGTTTCCTAACCCCCAAACCGCCGAAACCAGATCGCCCTTTATTTGTATTTCTGCCCGGTATGGATGGCAGCGGTTTGCTGCTGCGGCCGCAAATTTCTAAATTAGCCAATCATTTCGACATTCGCTGCTTAACTGTACCGGCTGACGACATGGCTAGTTGGGAGGTACTGGTTAGCGAAACAATTGCCTTAATTGAAGCAGAAAAGCAAGCGGGAAAGCCCAAGCGGCCGGTTTATCTGTGCGGCGAGTCATTTGGGGGCTGTTTAGCGATGAAAACTGTTTTAGAAGATCCTCAAGTGTGCGATCGATTAATTTTAGTCAATCCAGCTTCTTCGTTTCGACAGCAGCCTTGGGTGCAGTGGGGATCGTATCTGACTCAGTGGCTGCCGGCCAACCTTTATCCGCTGTCGGTAATCGGTTTATTGCCGATATTAGCATCATTAGGAAAGATTGGGCGCGACGATCGGCGCGCTTTGCTAGAAGCGATGCAAGCAGTACCGCAAAACACGTCTGTGTGGAGATTGGCGTTAGTGCGATCGTTTAATGTTGACGAAAATCAGTTGCGCGGCATCAAACAGCCGACGCTAGTAATTGCTAGCGGTGCCGATCGGCTGCTGCCTTCGGTAGTAGAAGCGAAGCTTTTAGTCAAGGTAATTCCCAATGCTGAAATGGTGCTGCTGGCTAACAGCGGTCATGCTTGTTTGTTAGAAACAGATGTTAACCTTTACGGGATTATGCAAGCTCGCAATTTTTTGACAAAATCCGAAGAAAATCTGTCCTTAGTCAAAAGTCATTAGTCAATAGTCATTAGTTATTGGGCATTGGCCAAACAGGGCATTGGGCATTGGCCAAACAGGGCATTGGGCATCTCCGAAAAACAATCTTATCGGCATCAGCAATTACCAATTATATTACGTCCGGTCAATCGATTACGGCAACAGTGCGAGCTTCTAGCTCGCGAGCGGGACGCTCGCACTGGACAATAATTATTAGGATTAGCCGGACATGATGTTATCAAACCAATGCCCAATTCCCGATTCGCAATTCCCAATTCCCCATTAACTAATTAAGATTTAGCCATTTTTGAGCGTTAAGTCGCTGGACGACGCCAAACACCATGAGGTCTAGTGTTACCTTGCGCTCATCTATCAAAAAAGGCTCTAAAGTGCTAGTTTTGGTATTATTTTCAGCACAGGAAAACGCCCTTTGACTTTGAATATTTTCTTGAGGAAAATACAGGTTAAATTGGCGCTGACCTTCTTGGAATTTCCCTATTACCTGCCAGCAATCCCCGGCGGAACTCATGCCCGCAACTGGGAGTTTTTGCTTTGCAAAACTCACCTCTAAATCCTTAACGCCCTGCTTAGTCAAAGCAGTTTGCAAAGCGGGCAAATAATCTTGTTGAATAAATTCCGCAAAGGGCTTGTCTTCAACAGCAGGTGCTTTTTCCTTTTTAGCTTTAGCTGGGGGCTTGTCGCCTTCGGCCTTGGCGGCGGGCTTTTTAGCAGCCGCCGGAGGCTTGTCAGTGCTGGGTAAGTCGGTTGTCTCGGCTGTGTCGGAACTCGGGGCGTTCTCGATCGAAGCACTGGGAGTTTCCGATTCTCCAGCGGTAGGATTTTTCGGTTCTTTCTTGGCTGCGGGTTTTTTAGCAGTCGGCTGAGGCTGGTCAGTGCTGGGAAAGTCGGTTGTCTCGGCTGTGTCGGAACTCGGGGCGTTCTCGATCGAAGCACTGGGAGTTTCCGATTCTCCAGCGGTAGGATTTTGCTGTTCTTCTGGCATTAACGCTTCCTGTTAAAAGTGATCGGTAAAAGGAGTTGTGAGTGCAAGTCGGGGCGATCGACTTTGGCGATCGCGCACACTTTTTATCGAAAACCAACCGAGAGAGAATTGCTCCTTCCAAAAAATTTGAACTCAAAACACTCTCAGAGGGCGATCGCCCGCAAACATCACAACTCCTTTGGTTATTCTAAATCTCAGCGACAGCTCGTTCAATCAAACGGCGGGCGAGAGTTTGAACACCGGTGTGTTCGTAGTAGTTGGTAGTCATGTCGAGGAATGCGCCCACGTAGTCCACCTTGTCAGCAGAAATTTCCACAAAACTCTGCAAGTGGCCGAGTACGTTTTGGGGAGTCAAACCTCGATCGCTCACAAAAGAGCTCATCCAGCCAGAAACCGAGTTAAAGCTTTCGCCGATAAAGCCGAGTTGGGCTGCGGGAGATCCCCCAGGAATCATGCCGCCGATCGACTTAAAGGCGGAATTATCTTGCAAATCGCTGGGGGAGAGCCTCTCAATCCAAGACTGAGTGGCCATGATAAAGTCTGGCCCCAAAGGAATCAAACCGTCAAAACAAACCAAAGCAGCCATCCGCATCAAGGATTCGCCGCCGTAGTCGCCCAAAGCTGCGGCAAAATCGCCGATGCTGTCGCCGGGAATGCCGTTGATTTGGCAAAAAGCGAGCAACTCAGTGACTAACTTCAAAGAAAGGTCGATCGTTTGAGCTTTTTCAGGCTTGGGGGTGAGATTGCCCAGCATGGACAAAAACGGCACATTTTGGGCGACTTTGTTAGCTAGGGCTGCGGTACCGAGGGCGCTAGAGGCACTGTCGATCGTTTGGTAAAGCCAAAGAGCGCGCTGGTAGCCCTCAGACTTATCGTTGTAGAGGTAGATGGCGCGCTCGCCGATTTGCTGGATCAGTTCTTCGTCAGTTTCGCCAGTAACGGTGCGAATGGTATTTTCAAAGCCAACTAAATTGTTCCACTCACCGGGAACCACAAAGTCAAGCGCTCGGAGGGCTTTGACAGTCATGTTGTCTTTAGGCAGTGTATCGACTAATTCAAAGACTGTTTTGCTCACAAAAAACTCCTTTTGCTGGAACTGGAATTAAAGGTATTACTTTTGGCAGATGGCAAGAACTTCACAGTCTCATTTTGAGAGACTTAGTTCTAATAGCGCCAGACTGGAGTCGGGCGCGGAGTGTGATAAAAGAGATTGCTACTTGAGGCGGGCGAGACCGCCGAGGTTAAATTTTGACAGCCAAGCTTCGCGATCGCTAGCGGTAAAAGAGGGATTGCGGGATTGAACTTTCACCTGATAGCGATTTGCCACTAAAACAGCAGTGATATTAGCACCCTGATTAACAGCGGGATAGCCGCTGATTTGCTTGGTACTTTGCTGGAATTTTGCACCTGCGCTGGGGTTGCCGGCGATGTCGTTAATCGAGAGCACCGCGACATTTTTACCGTCTTTGTTCAACTTAGCTTCAGCAAAACCAGATTTTTCTTGAGCAAAAACGCGATCGAACCCACCCCCTGAAGATGGGAAGTATTTATTTAACTTACCGCCTGCCACTGCCTTCTTGGGCAGGTTTTGATTACTAGCAGTTGATTTATCAGCAGTTGTCTGCTGTGCTTTACCAGGTTTTTGGGTGCTTTCCTGCTGAGCTTTGTCCCAACGGGAGGGGGCTTGAGTTTGACCGCAGGAAGTCACCAGCAGCAGTACCGAGATCAGGAATGGAGCTAAGATGCGGCGTGCGGGGAAAAATTGCATCGCTGTCTCCTCATTAGTAGGTTTCCATAACAATTGTGGCTTACAATTTGGCAATTTGTGTGCTCTGAACGGATCATTTGTCTTCTTTGCAAAAAAATCCTCTGCCTGCAGGCAGAGGATTTTTTGGGAATTACCAGTTTTGAAGGAAGAAAACTGAAAGATTGCTCCACAGATAAATTCTGGGGATGGGGGTAAAGAAACTAAGTTTTCCGATCGCCAGCAATCTCAAAACAATTTTTGCTGATTTTCCCTAGATTTATCTAGAAATGTCAGAGCAATTGTTCGTCAATCCTCTTACTTCGGCTTTCCAACTTAGGTCTTACTTTAGGGGTAAGGATCAGGCGTCGCTTTCAATGTAGATAAACAACAAACCCATTACCACAACCGGCATTAACCATGTAATAACCGGAATCAAAATCCAAGGCAAGAAAGAGGCAGCGTAGGAACCTGTCATATCAAATTCTCCAAACTAAAGTTAGTGTGTTCCAACAGGGATATTGGGGAGTCGAGTCTAATTGTTGACTAAGCCCCGGAAGATGGCATCGACGCCCTTCAAGTTTTCGAGTAAGAAGTAGGCAGCAAAGACACCACCCATTCCACCAATGAAGAAACCAGCGGTAAACTGGCTCCAACCTTCAGCATTTCTGAGGGAATCGGGAGTCATCGGATTAGCGCTAGGGTAGCTGGTGTTGTCTTGCTTGAAAGAGACTAAACCGTAGGCAGACATACCTGCTGTGCCAAGCAGAACTAATACGAGGGCTGTAATTAATCCGCCGAGATTAGCTGCTTCTGGATAATCCCGCAGGGGTCCGAAGACGATTTCGGGGCCGACGAGGAAATAACCGTGTGCCAAACCGATTTCTAGACCTCGAACTAGGGGAGAGAGTCCTTTGCGGTAGGCGGGCAAGTTCCCAATAAATGCTTTTGTGAAATCAGAAGCACTGATGGGGGTGGCTAGATGACCCGTGAAGGGGTCGCCGTTAAAGGGTTTAATAAGCTCTGCATCTCTGGGATCTGCCATATTCTGTTTGTCCTCGCAGTTTAAAAAGTTGAGGCGTTCAAGTCATATTTTACGCAGGGACGTGTTTCCTATTTACATAATTAACGGCGAGCTTTAGAAAAGTTCACTATTCTTTAGTTTTCAGAAGAATTTTTCTTTTGCCTCTTATACCAGAAAGCGAGTCGATCGGGCGACACTCCGAGGAAATAACCGATAATTACTATTTGATTAATGGCGGTGGTTTTGATGACCCCAAGCTGCTGCCAGCGACGGGCGGAGGTCAGCACTGGCTGGGGTACTATTTCAATGCGGCCTTGTTTTTTCAACCGCCGCACGAATTCAAAGTCTTCCATCAGGGGCAAGTCGGGAAAACCGCCGATTTTGTCAAAGGTAACTGCGTGGAGGAAAATAGCTTGGTCGCCGTAGGGCATTTGTAAAAAGTTCGATCGCCAGTTTACCCCTGTTTCTACCAGCCGGAGGCTGAGACTGCGGGCGTCAATCTTGAGTTGAAAGGCCCCCGCCACTGCAGACGGGTTAGCTAGTACCCGACGCGCGCCAGAGTCGTACCCGCGAGGCAACAGAGTGTCTGCGTGGAGAAACAGCAATATCTCTCCAGTAGCGGCGGCGGCACCTGCATTCATTTGGGTGGCGCGGCCTGGGGCGGTGCAAATAACTCGGACACCCAAAGATTTTGCTATATCTGTAGTACCGTCGCTGCTGCCGCCGTCGGCAACAATTATTTCGACATTTTGGGCCTGAAGCGCGGTGGAGATGACTGGGGCAATTGTAGGTGCTTCGTTTAAGACTGGAATGATAATGGAAATTTTGAGATGGGGATTGTCTGGCGACATACAGAATTAAGCAGCCCGTGAGAGAGGGGGGTTTTGTACCAAGCTTATCTGTTATTTGGCCAATTTCTTACGCCGGGCTCGCCCCTACCTTGGCCCTTAACCTGGGAGAGTTTGGTAAAAAACAAAGCTGTTAGTTGCTCCTTTTTTACACCTGGCCCGCGCCTACATTGGGTTTTCATGTGGCAGGGCGGGTTTTGTACAAAACCCGCCCTGTTAGTTGCTTATTTAGTTGGTAATTTTTGGTTTTTTCTCGCGCCTGGGACTATTGTCCCAAGCGCTGTCTAACTGCTACTGAGATTCAGCATTTGGTTAGACAAATAC of Oscillatoria nigro-viridis PCC 7112 contains these proteins:
- a CDS encoding photosystem I reaction center protein subunit XI — encoded protein: MADPRDAELIKPFNGDPFTGHLATPISASDFTKAFIGNLPAYRKGLSPLVRGLEIGLAHGYFLVGPEIVFGPLRDYPEAANLGGLITALVLVLLGTAGMSAYGLVSFKQDNTSYPSANPMTPDSLRNAEGWSQFTAGFFIGGMGGVFAAYFLLENLKGVDAIFRGLVNN
- a CDS encoding TIGR04283 family arsenosugar biosynthesis glycosyltransferase, whose protein sequence is MSPDNPHLKISIIIPVLNEAPTIAPVISTALQAQNVEIIVADGGSSDGTTDIAKSLGVRVICTAPGRATQMNAGAAAATGEILLFLHADTLLPRGYDSGARRVLANPSAVAGAFQLKIDARSLSLRLVETGVNWRSNFLQMPYGDQAIFLHAVTFDKIGGFPDLPLMEDFEFVRRLKKQGRIEIVPQPVLTSARRWQQLGVIKTTAINQIVIIGYFLGVSPDRLAFWYKRQKKNSSEN
- a CDS encoding alpha/beta fold hydrolase, which translates into the protein MANANNKVRFLTPKPPKPDRPLFVFLPGMDGSGLLLRPQISKLANHFDIRCLTVPADDMASWEVLVSETIALIEAEKQAGKPKRPVYLCGESFGGCLAMKTVLEDPQVCDRLILVNPASSFRQQPWVQWGSYLTQWLPANLYPLSVIGLLPILASLGKIGRDDRRALLEAMQAVPQNTSVWRLALVRSFNVDENQLRGIKQPTLVIASGADRLLPSVVEAKLLVKVIPNAEMVLLANSGHACLLETDVNLYGIMQARNFLTKSEENLSLVKSH
- a CDS encoding succinate dehydrogenase/fumarate reductase flavoprotein subunit, which translates into the protein MLEHDVIIVGGGLAGCRAAVEIARTDPSLKVAVVAKTHPIRSHSVAAQGGMASSLQNVDPEDSWKAHAFDTVKGSDYLADQDAVEILTREAPGVVIDLEHMGVLFSRLPDGRIAQRAFGGHSHRRTCYAADKTGHAILHELVNNLRRCGVHIYQEWYVTRLILEEGQAKGVVMYRLLDGQIEVVRAKAVMFATGGYGRVYNTTSNDYASTGDGLAMTALAGLPLEDMEFVQFHPTGLYPVGVLISEAVRGEGAYLINSEGDRFMANYAPSRMELAPRDITSRSISIEIRAGRGINVGGSAGGPFIYLDLRHMGREKIMSKIPFAWEEAHRLLGIDAVNQPMPVRPTVHYSMGGIPTNISGQVRSSPDSLVDGFFAAGEAACVSVHGANRLGSNSLLECVVYGKVTGATIAQFVQNRKLPVVDEQRYITEAKEQIQALVDRPGKYRINQIRQQYQDTMTEYCGVFRSAELMQEGLNKLEDLERQYEEVYLDDKGKLWNTEIVEALELRSLIIVGKMILTSALNRQESRGAHSREDFTERDDGNFLKHTMAYYSPAGIDLAYMPVAITMFEPQERKY
- a CDS encoding DUF2996 domain-containing protein, whose protein sequence is MPEEQQNPTAGESETPSASIENAPSSDTAETTDFPSTDQPQPTAKKPAAKKEPKNPTAGESETPSASIENAPSSDTAETTDLPSTDKPPAAAKKPAAKAEGDKPPAKAKKEKAPAVEDKPFAEFIQQDYLPALQTALTKQGVKDLEVSFAKQKLPVAGMSSAGDCWQVIGKFQEGQRQFNLYFPQENIQSQRAFSCAENNTKTSTLEPFLIDERKVTLDLMVFGVVQRLNAQKWLNLN
- a CDS encoding photosystem I reaction center subunit VIII — encoded protein: MTGSYAASFLPWILIPVITWLMPVVVMGLLFIYIESDA
- a CDS encoding lysophospholipid acyltransferase family protein; this encodes MSSESKLLISRCFLAGLGTQMFMYREDRIPQESPVLVVSNHRSFLDPVLLTAALGRSIRFACHHYMGQVPLMREVVTTFGAFPLEAPDHRQQHFFSQATALLQSGEMVGVFPEGAEPMVKLTGPNTVGKFQRGFAHLALRAPVRDLAVLPVAISSFEEQSIRSAVPLKLLSLFDPSEPLFDRSGWHPVIIYQRVNVLIGRPYWITVERQQQYRGKKAKAVVAELTYHCQGEIAELLQRGCL
- a CDS encoding RNA-guided endonuclease InsQ/TnpB family protein is translated as MSQVITAKLKLKLTAEQKALVSQTALAYRDALNYTSQVAFDAGKTSNGAKLHKAVYNELRVRFGLGAQMACNVPRQVSGTYKTLWTKVKQSNDAIAKGYTKRRYKGLDKAPKYISRTCTLNYQRDYSFKAERQVIIITLQGRIVVSYDGYNKHLDLIANGARIGAAKIVYQRSSNIYYLMVSIEVETPKIDPLKITRVSGVDVGMRYLAVEIDLQNKAKFYSGKNARHKANRYHKARMTLQRKDTRSAKRRLIALSGKERRFIADVNHQIGKDIAKPNTLIGLENLTGIRDRTRTKSGKKASKKRRRANRNKAKWSYAELHGYIDYKANLNNSLATKVPAHYTSKSCPKCGHTSDANRQNKGLLFRCECCSHELHADLVGARNIAMRALLVRQDWMSTGSLSASPDVSSGETKAQILQRFSELRWSSDTSPHHSGIPLDAG